A genomic region of Glycine max cultivar Williams 82 chromosome 15, Glycine_max_v4.0, whole genome shotgun sequence contains the following coding sequences:
- the LOC102659383 gene encoding uncharacterized protein, with product MENHSWCYPACIQCHKKTDIDTIVFTCACGKYNEQAMLRYRLEVMVSHKEESTKFLFWDHECTNLIGQSADEVNRLKIVASSKIDIAIPDSNDPYHHESQSMSGTADHDPLLGLPLTPTKRQPSQECDDEARSSQISPAQLSSNKLVKHAKIE from the exons ATGGAAAATCATTCATGGTGTTATCCAGCTTGCATCCAATGTCACAAAAAAACTGATATAGACACTATTGTGTTCACATGCGCATGTGGCAAATATAATGAACAAGCTATGTTGAg GTATAGACTTGAGGTGATGGTCAGCCACAAGGAGGAAAGCACCAAATTTCTTTTCTGGGACCATGAATGCACTAACTTAATTGGACAATCAGCTGATGAAGTGAATAGGTTAAAAATAGTT GCATCTTCCAAGATCGATATTGCAATCCCTGATTCCAATGATCCTTATCACCATGAATCT CAATCCATGTCTGGAACAGCAGACCATGATCCACTTCTCGGACTCCCCTTAACACCAACAAAGCGACAACCATCTCAGGAATGTGATGATGAAGCAAGAAGCTCTCAGATTTCACCTGCACAACTTTCATCTAACAAATTAGTGAAACATGCTAAAATTGAATGA
- the LOC102665111 gene encoding uncharacterized protein yields MTSQSSTASSTWAPNFPPFVHFKDNGGTHQIKVRQHHKKFYFADGLTEFRRDLQIYESTTIDFYACDQNWIFNLHFTPPLEQQTCGRPRLSTRKYVWTVEATQSMLGAPYPLALPPCVVPYVDACVQHMIILRKYVPPLQWNVTIIDPGIGEKSIVRP; encoded by the exons ATGACTTCACAATCATCCACTGCCTCGAGCACT TGGGCACCGAACTTTCCACCATTTGTTCACTTCAAAGACAACGGAGGCACTCACCAAATCAAAGTCAGGCAACACCACAAGAAATTTTACTTCGCTGATGGACTGACGGAGTTCAGAAGAGACTTGCAAATTTATGAATCTACTACCATCGACTTTTACGCTTGCGACCAAAACTGGATATTCAACTTACATTTCACACCGCCACTAGAACAGCAAACGTGCGGAAGACCTCGGCTATCTACAAGAAAATATGTATGGACTGTAGAAGCTACTCAATCCATGCTCGGTGCCCCTTATCCACTG GCACTTCCACCCTGTGTTGTACCGTATGTTGATGCCTGTGTTCAACATATGATAATCCTGAGAAAATATGTCCCTCCCCTTCAATGGAACGTGACCATCATTGACCCTGGCATTGGCGAAAAATCCATTGTTCGACCTTAG